The genomic window TCGGGCGGCAGAGCGGAGAAGACGGAATCGCGAAGAAATAAGCAACGAGGAAACCAGCGTTCATGATCGCGTAGAAGATCGAGAACGCCACGGAGCGCTGTTCCGGCGTGGTGAATTTACGCGTGGCCGCCACGAGCACTGGCGTGCAAAATGCCTCGCCGATGGCTGCTGGCACCATGCCAAACACAAGAGCGACCCATACGTTGGTGCTGGCAAACATCACGGTCCGGAACACGACGGAAAGCAGCATGCCGATCATCAGAGTGCGTCGCATTCCAATCGCATCAGCAAGAGAGCCAGATAGCAACGTGGCAACCATGATGAATGTGCCCCAGGCAGCAAAGACCGCCTGCCCCTGAGCATCACTCAAATGAAGGTCTTTGATTGCCCAACTTGTGATTACCACGTTGAGCAACTTGTAGGCGGTCACGATTACCATCTTCAAACCAAAGGTAATCCAAAGTTCACGCTGGGCTCCCGCGAGCTTGATGAGCGCAAACATTCCGATTCCGAAAATTGCCCCTCCAACAATGCAACCTGGTACGA from Verrucomicrobiaceae bacterium includes these protein-coding regions:
- a CDS encoding MFS transporter, whose product is MTDTPPATTSFSPLLLRGGVLALIGAAFAYLVSEKAKMGVVPGCIVGGAIFGIGMFALIKLAGAQRELWITFGLKMVIVTAYKLLNVVITSWAIKDLHLSDAQGQAVFAAWGTFIMVATLLSGSLADAIGMRRTLMIGMLLSVVFRTVMFASTNVWVALVFGMVPAAIGEAFCTPVLVAATRKFTTPEQRSVAFSIFYAIMNAGFLVAYFFAIPSSPLCRPIKLEW